ATTTATTACCAATTCTCCTGGTCGCTTCCTGGGCAGGTTAATCAGGGATCTTCTAAGCAATTACTAAGGAAGTGGCCACATTAACAAGGATCCTCTATTAACCCAGAGCTAAAGGCTGCCCCGGTGGTAGCACTCAGGAGTTTTTTGCCACTCTATAGCCAGGTGTGTTAGCAAACCAGGGTTACACTGATTTCACTCTTTGGCATTAGCAACATAATTCTCCTGTTCCTGGCAATCAGTGTCAGGATGGTAAATCAGACTCCAGGCGTGAAAGGTGCAGGGAAGACCCACTGCTCAGTCAAGAGGCAGCTCAGGCCTGGTACACACTTAAAAGTTATGTCTGCATTGCTACATTGTCCAGGGGTGTGAAAACCCCACCCCCCGAGCAACACACCTATGCTGACAAAACCCCCAGTGTGGAAACAGCCGCACTGATAGAAAAGGGCTTCTGTTGATGTAGCCAACATCATTCGggaaggtggtgttcctacaccaaCAGAAACCGTGTGTGCAGATATAGGCTGTGTCTAGGCTAAGGGGGTGACACCAGCATGGGCCCCACGCTGTAGATACACCCGAAGAAGAATGCAGTGCTTTTTAATTAGAGAGAATTTCATGCAGATGAAAGGTGCAAGGCTGGCAGCCGCAGAGAGGGTTCATTCtccatttatccacagaacaggtacaacaCGAGCACAGAATGCAAACATCCCCTGATTAATATGCCTACCCCCTGATCTGGAGGTACAGTCCAGAGGGGAAGTCTCCATGGACAACTCAGTCCTTGGCTGCTCTACTGAGACGGCTAGCAATGGGGCTGATGAATGGGTTTCATAATACAAATGCCCATTCCCAGCCACTGGGATCCACCTGCGTGACAGATGCCTTGGCCCTGTGCCATGCTGCCCTGGTTGCAATCAGCGGAGGCATGTGAGCTAGATCTCTCTTGCTTTACATGTTGGGGGTTGGCAGGATGTTCTCTGAGGGGCCCTCAGCTTTGGAACCTACTCCCCTCCCACCTGCTCTGAAACAGCACCGGCCTGCTGACCTTCCACACATGCTGCAAGGGCTCAGAGCCGGAAGGGGACTGACAGGGGCAAAGGGTCAGTGTGGAGGCAGGTGGCTTCTAGTTGGAGTGAATTTAATGGGATTACTTTTGAAGTGACATCAAAGGCagctagagagagagatgggtagaTTGTTAAAACACTGAAACAGACAAAATAGACACCGTATTCCCACTGAGGTCAGCAtcaaactcccactggcttcagcgCAAGGCCGATAACCATCTAAGGAGGTGGTACTCACTTGAGTGTTTGCTTCTGCTTGGTGATGAACTGCTGCAGCTCCTTAATTTCATTCTCTTTGTCATTCAGAAGATCCTCCTGTTTCATAATATGGCTCTCTATTTCTACCAAAAAACGTGGAGGGGGAGTTGAGGCTTAAAACTCACTTGAGATGCAGCTAATCTTTGGTGCATTTCTATTCCCTCTGGTATCAACGTGGCAGCTGGATTTTTTTGGGCCTCTGTTTGAAGGATTTCTTATAGTATCAGCTACAAACATTGATACCGAAAACATGGGGAAAATGTTCCAACAGCTCCCAAAATGGAGATTAGCTCTGCGCTGAAATGCGGACAGTGACACTGGGCTACAGTCAGTTCTGGATTGGTTTCACATTATTGTGCATCTGATCATAAACACAAACGGTCTGCAATGCCAGCATGAAACCTAACCGGGGCAGCTGAGGTGAGAGGACAGCTTGTTAAACAGAACTACACCAAAAATAAAGGTTCTTGAGTCTAGCTCCTTCCATCTGAAGGCTTCAGGACGCTGCATGGATGTCTGTAggcttcacaacacccctgcgaGGAAGGTATGTAACACTAGCAGTAAAGTACAGCTAGAGATattgaggtacagagaggttaaAGGCTAATCCTGTGAAATGCTGAGTACCCCCTGAatgccctcagctcccattgacttcagctgaaggCACCGGGCACCTCCCAGGAGACGTCTGGCACatcccaggatcaggccccaagtgaCCTGCCTGATCACATGCTATATCTGTGGCAGGGATAGGCCCAGATCCCCCTATGCCTTCATCTCCAGGTCATGTTTCCTGAAGCCAACCATAAGGTGCTTTCATTACAGATGAGGGGAAAGAGACTGAGTGGAACAAAGCGTTGCCCTATTAAATGTTTTACTGCTCAAGCCCTGGATTGGGCCACACACGATTCTGATTGCCTGGCCTGGGATTTCAGCCTAATGCCTCGGGAGCACCTTAACCTGATTTGGGAGGAAAACCTGACAAAAAAGTGGGTAGATATTTAAAATGTGCTGTCTGCTTGTGGAGAAAGCCGGCTCTCCTTAGCAGTCAAGCACGGACACTCCGAGCCTTTGCTCAGTGACTCAGAGAAGCATGATtccctccccgctgctccctTTCTCCAGGAGGGGCCCGTATCTGCACCAGGCCTTTCCCAGCTGCAGATTCCTTCCCTCCTTCACCAGCTCAGTTGATATACTAATGGGCGAGTGGAACCACAGCCCCACCAACTCCCTGCACTGCTTCATGTCCACGTAGGTGCCCAGGAATAGTGACTGCATGGAATGTGCTCCCCAATCCCCTGCACCTGGATCTCTGGTCCAGAGAGACCCCCGTGGCGGGTGGCACATGTGTGTCTGTCTTGGCGGGAGTATGATATTAAGTCATATCACACTTCCAAATGAAAGTAAATCCTGGTTACTGGCTTTTTGTTTCTAAGCTGGTAGAGCAATGCGTAACAGACTTTAGCCTCTCGTAAACTTACCATTGCATTTGCTTATTAGCTTGTCTTTTTTGGTGGATTCTCTTAGCGCTTTGCTCTTAACGTTGGAAAGTCTATAAcagaagcaacaaaaatgacgGCAAGTGACATGAGCGTCAGTGTAATTTTAAATGCTGAAGAACAGCCCTTGCAAATGGGAAGGTTCTTCCTTCTGCACCCCCATGGCCATGCAACCCCCTTAGGCAGCTCTGAACTTCTCAGCCACCGCGGCATTTGGTGACCTGCTGTCCACTCGCATGGTAGCTACTCtgcttagcctctgtttgccagaagctgggaatgggcaatgggatggatcacttgatgattacctgttctgttcattccctctggggcacgtggcattggccactgctggaagacaggatactgagctagatggacctttggtctgacccagtatggccgttcttatgtactcaGGCATCCAAATGTCACCGATTGGGACTACATatttaagccctgatcctgcaaaagtgATCCACTTGGGCAGGCCTGTAAGACCGGCAAAGGCCCAGAGGCTTCAAAATGACCACACAAATCACTTTACAGGGCTGGGGCCTTAGGCAGAAATGCCCTTTAAAAAACGCTGCTGAACCTCTCCCACCACAAAGCAATACATTTTAGAGGCAACCTAAAGAGCCTTATTGTCCAAACCCTAAATTCCAGGCCTCACACTGCTGAACTTGGGtccagattcagcaaagcatttaatcatgagcttaaaattaagcacatgcttaagtcccatttaagtcaactGAATTTAAATACATAGTTAAATATAGCCTGCAAGGGAGTTTGTTGTGATGAAGCTGattttattacttgtattactgTAATGGCCAGTCGCCCCAGTCACTGACCAgggagggccccattgtgctaggggctgtacaatcAGAACAAAAAATGATTGCTATGGTTGCTAATAGCTTttggctccaattcagcaaagcactttagtaCGTGCTTAACTTTTTTCCGATCTCTAATTCTATTAAATTCGGGTAAACACACTTTGCTCCCACATGAGAACGGAGTCCCTAATTAAGTACGATGCTGTCATACCCAGCTTGGTTACTAACGAGACAAAATACTTGCTGCTTGTTTTCaaatattaaaacacaaattccCTCTCCCCAACTTACGCTTTTTCAAAGACTTGTTTCTCTCTTTCAAGCTGCTTGGACAAAACCTCAATCTCCCCGAGCGCAAACTGCAGCTTCTCAGCTTCCTTGGCAAGCAGGGTTTTGGTCTTTGAGTGCTCTTCCTCTTCTTTCTGTAATGCACACAGCATCCCTATTTTCTCTGCCAGCCCCAGACCAATCCAGAGTGTAAATCACAGACTTATAGAAATGTGGGGCTTGAGAGGTCAAGTcaagccccctgcactgaggcaggactgagTAAACCAGTGGTCCCTGACCTTTTTCGTCGAGCcatggaggaccgtggcggcggacaagcatccaccgaaattctgccgacaagcggcaacatcaataggctttgccgccaaattgccaccgacaagcagtgtcatccagaggtgtcgccgccgaaataccgccgaaaatcagtagcatttcggcagcgacgcctctggatgatgcagcttgttggtggcattttggcggatgcttgtccaccggacagtacgcgggcgcacttagacgccccggtgggtgccatggcacccatgggcaccgcgttggggacccctggaatAAACCTAtgccagccctgacaggtgtctatccaacctgttcttaaaagcttcCAATGAGGGGgatcccttggaagcctgttccagagcttaactatccttgaGTTAACCCTTAACTACCcttaaagtttttcctaataactaacctaaatctcccttgcgaCAGAgtcagcccattacttcttgtcctaacttcagtggacatggagaaccatTGATCACTGTCCTATTTCTAACATcccttagcatatttgaagactattatcaggtcccccctcaaaAATCTAATCTGTGTTGATCATTTACAGTTCCAGAGGACATTTCACTTCAAAAGCTGCCAAAGCACCTTACAACCAGTCTTAACCATTGTGCCCACTAATGAAAGGCAGCCATGGCTAGGATGGAAGCAGGGCTGGTtctaggcaccagcttatcaagcaggtacttggggcggcaattccagagcggggtggcactttcAGTTATTCAGCTGCGGAGGGTACCTTACTcccgctcggagcaaaggacctcccgctgaattgccgcagatcacgatcacggcttttttttttttgggctgcttggggcggcaaaaccccgggagccggccctggatggaaGGTGGCAGCTgattaacagtgcacagcaaaaTTACAAAGCAAGTTAGGACAGGACGTGTTAAAAAAATGACTATAGACAGTTGAAACTGCAAGGGAGTTGAAGGAGGCAGAATGCAAATCCCTACAACGGCCAGACCACCGGCGCTAACACGCAAACTCTAAGGAAATGTGTCAATGGATCTTTAATGATCACAAGTGGACAAGTCCACCATTTTGTCTTCTCCAAAAGACAAAACCTTTGGTAGGACAGTGCCCCTAGCATCAGTAAGGAATATTAATTCAATATCTACTCAGAGAGATGAGTGCCACTTACTGAATTATCCAGCCACACAATTCTTTAAAAGTTAATATTGAAAAATCTTGACTGACCAATTTCATCCTTTTGCTTACAAGCTCTTAAGTAATCAGGGCGTTTATTAGTTACATCTTTCCTGGTGAACGTCAATCAAAGGATGGAAAATCCATTAATTACACAATATATGTGGGCTACCTCACCAGCTAGGGACCCAGGTGTCCCACTCCATTTGCTCCTACCATACACAACTAACCATTCAGGCTAAGAGGCTCTCAAACAAACACCTTTTTTCTATTGTTAGCTCAGTGATGGAGGGGATCTATCTGGCTCCCACTCATCCATGACATCTGAGCACGCACTCTGATCTCCCAGTTACCATCGAGTGGCATGGAAGAGGCCAACATGTCGCAGATTTTTTGGTATATTTGATACTTTGGAAAAGTGCATTTAAAATTGACTATTATTTTATACCTATTGGaaccaaaattattttttaaaatgaagtaaaTGGAGGTCATTTTAATCACCTTTAAGCAACATCCTAAGCTTCATCTTCAATCAGGCATCACATAACAGATCAACTGCTCACAGCTCCAAAGTAAACAGAGCtattttctgttctgtttttcaCAGGTTTTTATATGGCACTCCTCGTGGTAGCATCTGAGCACCATCCAGTAGTAGTAGTAATGTACAGCTCACATGTGTTGTTTGCTCTCTCATCCTTGCCCACTAGgagagttttttctttttttaaactatacCTATTGCTATGTATTTATATTAAAGAAGGCAAGATCAAAGAAATGAGCCTTGCACTTGGAATGGAAGGTGGCGAAGTTTGTGATAGTTCTTAGTTCCtgaggggaagaagggggggtCACTGACCAGCTCCCAAGCACTTCCACTGGCTGAACAGgtgtgtccccctccctccgATCCATGCTCCACGGGTCTCCTCGTACTTTTACCCTGTATAACTTCAGGAGCCCCAACAAGTTAAAATGTCAAACATCTAAGCAAGCTCCAGGGCACTGACCTGGTTCTTTAGACAGCTCACCACATACAGCTCAAGCATGAGCCGCTAGTACAGCACCACTGAAAACAAAATAGCTGGACACAAAGATTCaaaaagagaggaaaaggggTGGAGGTGGTAGAGAGAATACACACCCAGAGAAGACTCGTTAGTGGTACTAAAACagtctttttattctgtttgtgcCACATGTAGCCCCATGGAATCTTAGTCCACTGACAATTAATACTCCCTTTCCATGAGTTTCACTCTCTTTGGTGTCTAATTAATGCAGtactcagtgatttttttttagaacTGCTAAGCTGCATCAAGACTACCCTTGAGTCCAAATGCAGCTCTCCTACCTTTGAATAAACACTGCAAGACTAATTTCAATCTGTTTGGCCTAGTTTCCAATAGAAATGGAAATCATTACATTATTCATTGAGGCCTCCACCAGGATCAGAGCCCCATGGTACCAGATGCTGTTCAAAATGTATGAAGATGTAAGTC
Above is a genomic segment from Mauremys reevesii isolate NIE-2019 linkage group 8, ASM1616193v1, whole genome shotgun sequence containing:
- the SPATA24 gene encoding spermatogenesis-associated protein 24 isoform X2, whose protein sequence is MEGIGCMCSLVPPLWHLHITIQEENFVSKEDYETVVKKLEKEEEEHSKTKTLLAKEAEKLQFALGEIEVLSKQLEREKQVFEKALSNVKSKALRESTKKDKLISKCNEIESHIMKQEDLLNDKENEIKELQQFITKQKQTLKTQVSDLKIQKQQESYIAQVLRKKQKKGLK
- the SPATA24 gene encoding spermatogenesis-associated protein 24 isoform X1; the protein is MAAGPGEPEWGRPGTEALAFRQLRDLVATQEALIEQLRLRITIQEENFVSKEDYETVVKKLEKEEEEHSKTKTLLAKEAEKLQFALGEIEVLSKQLEREKQVFEKALSNVKSKALRESTKKDKLISKCNEIESHIMKQEDLLNDKENEIKELQQFITKQKQTLKTQVSDLKIQKQQESYIAQVLRKKQKKGLK